One window of the Salvelinus fontinalis isolate EN_2023a chromosome 2, ASM2944872v1, whole genome shotgun sequence genome contains the following:
- the LOC129828733 gene encoding ATP synthase F(0) complex subunit C3, mitochondrial-like codes for MYACAKFVTSPAVLRGGSRVLARPVSVFNRPEARSEQQALLPVGEASLLTRGFQTSAISRDIDTAAKFIGAGAATVGVAGSGAGIGTVFGSLIIGYARNPSLKQQLFSYAILGFALSEAMGLFCLMVAFLILFAM; via the exons ATGTACGCCTGCGCTAAGTTTGTCACCTCACCTGCTGTG CTGCGTGGGGGGTCCAGAGTCCTCGCCCGGCCCGTCTCGGTCTTCAACAGACCTGAAGCCAGAAGTGAGCAGCAG GCTCTGTTGCCTGTCGGTGAGGCTTCTCTTCTTACCCGGGGGTTCCAGACCAGCGCTATCTCCAGGGACATCGACACTGCCGCCAAGTTCATCGGTGCTGGAGCCGCCACAGTGGGCGTGGCAGGATCAGGGGCTGGAATTGGAACTGTGTTCGGCAGCTTGATCATCGGCTATGCAAG GAACCCCTCCCTGAAGCAGCAGCTCTTCTCCTACGCCATCCTGGGCTTTGCCCTGTCTGAGGCAATGGGGCTCTTCTGTCTCATGGTGGCGTTCCTCATCCTGTTCGCTATGTAA
- the LOC129828725 gene encoding ubiquitin-conjugating enzyme E2 Z, which yields MADSVGEVANGEIGLGVGSQGNGAPLLPSLGNSLPGHSTSGANLASPPPAATGLAVMSPGATTTSTVVTGSGFGGAGVLSTVVGSAIPIPPYSATNALPGGIGLGVAGAGLLSQIHATSWDPTLSTDWDNEKTSQQCILRIKRDIMSIYKEPPPGMFVVPDPHDMTKIHALITGPFDTPYEGGFFLFLFRCPPDYPIHPPRVKLITTGQNTVRFNPNFYRNGKVCLSILGTWTGPAWSPAQSISSVLISIQSLMTENPYHNEPGFEQERHPGDSKNYNECIRHETMRVAVCDMLDGKVPCPEALWSVMEKSFLEYYDFYEGVCKERLHQQGQNMQDPFGEKRGRFDYQGLLARLSATQRRIREKCPPEDNDDHSDSDTSSSGTDPDSQGSSQP from the exons ATGGCGGATAGCGTAGGAGAGGTTGCTAATGGTGAAATTGGGTTAGGTGTTGGTAGTCAGGGAAATGGAGCTCCGTTGTTACCGAGTTTGGGTAATTCTCTGCCGGGCCACTCGACGAGTGGAGCTAACCTGGCATCACCACCTCCTGCAGCGACTGGCCTAGCCGTCATGTCCCCTGGAGCCACAACCACCTCAACCGTTGTGACTGGGAGCGGGTTTGGAGGTGCAGGTGTTCTTAGCACTGTAGTGGGCTCTGCCATTCCAATACCCCCCTACTCGGCCACCAATGCTCTGCCAGGCGGTATCGGTTTGGGGGTGGCCGGAGCAGGCCTCTTGTCGCAAATTCATGCAACGTCCTGGGACCCAACACTAAGTACCGACTGGGACAACGAGAAGACGTCCCAGCAATGCATTCTCCGAATCAAAAG GGATATAATGTCCATCTATAAGGAGCCTCCCCCGGGTATGTTTGTGGTTCCTGACCCTCACGACATGACTAAG ATCCATGCCCTCATCACAGGACCCTTCGACACGCCCTACGAGGGAGGCTTCTTCCTCTTTCTGTTCCGCTGCCCCCCGGACTACCCCATCCACCCCCCACGGGTCAAGCTCATCACCACCGGCCAAAACACTGTGCGCTTCAACCCCAACTTTTACCGTAACGGCAAAGTATGCCTCAGCATCCTCGG GACTTGGACAGGGCCAGCGTGGAGCCCGGCCCAAAGCATCTCCTCCGTTCTGATCTCCATCCAGTCCCTGATGACTGAGAACCCCTACCACAACGAGCCAGGCTTTGAACAG GAGAGACACCCAGGGGACAGCAAGAACTACAACGAGTGCATCCGCCATGAGACCATGCGCGTGGCTGTATGTGACATGTTGGATGGGAAGGTGCCCTGTCCAGAAGCCCTGTG GAGTGTGATGGAGAAATCATTCCTGGAGTACTATGACTTCTACGAGGGTGTCTGCAAAGAGAGACTACACCAACAGGGACAGAACATGCAG GACCCATTTGGGGAGAAGAGGGGTCGCTTCGACTACCAGGGCCTACTGGCACGCCTGAGCGCCACCCAGAGGCGCATACGGGAGAAGTGCCCACCGGAGGACAACGACGACCACTCAGACTCTGACACCAGCTCCTCAGGCACGGACCCAGATAGCCAGGGCAGCTCCCAGCCTTAG